TGGTGTGGTCCGGAAGCTCCTCTGTTTGATAAGGATAAGATGGCGACTTTTGAGCGTTACTTTGTAGAAGATAAAGAATTGCATAAAGAGAAGAAAGGTTATTATTATACGTTGCGCAACCGGGAAGATGTCTGCGATCAGATTTTGGCGGAGTTTGGAGCTTCCGGTCCTCACTCGCATATTATCAACGGTCATGTGCCTGTGAAAACGATTCAGGGAGAACAGCCTATGAAAGCCAATGGCAAGCTTTTCGTTATTGATGGCGGATTCTCAAAAGCTTATCAGCCGGAAACGGGAATTGCGGGATATACGCTTGTTTATCACTCTCACGGTATGCAGCTTGTACAGCACGAACCTTTCCAGTCTCGCCAGAAAGCCATCGAAGAGGGACTTGATATCAAATCTACTAACTTTGTCCTGGAATTCAATTCGCAACGGATGATGGTGAAAGATACCGATAAAGGAAAAGAATTGGTAACTCAAATACAGGATTTGAAGAAATTGCTCGTTGCTTATCGTACCGGTCTGATTAAAGAAAAGGTATAATAGATAAAAGTGAACTGCCCCCCAAAAGTTAGATACAAAACTTTAGGGGTGCAGTTCAACTATAGTAAGGGGGGATTTTCTTTTTGGGGACCATTCGGGTGGTTAATTGCAAGTTTAGAAAAGAACAATACCGGCTTCGATAATAGCCCCCTTATCATAATTGCTCGATTTATTATAGAATCTGGTTAACCCATATCCACCTGTTGCAAAGATGCCGAACTTCTTGGTAAATTGATATTCCAGATTGGCACGTGCCTGCAATGCGTACAAGCGTTTCGGGATGACCTCATCTTTGTTATCAAAAGCCTCGATGTGCTGGAATCCGAGATCCCCGCTGATGGATAAACCCTTGTAAAGAGGGAAAGACAGACCGGCACGATAGGATGCGCTGGCCGAAAACTTATCATTCAACCCCTGATATATGGAACCCACTCCCAATATTGTATAAAACAACTGGTTCTTGAAACGTACCCCGATATTGGCAGGCGTTGTGTTTCCACCGTATACCATCATTTGCACTTTTGTGTCAGGATTTGCATTCACCAGACCAAGTTGGAAACCTTTCATATCTTCTTTGTAGTAATTGACAAGACCAATTTGAAGTCCTCGCGCTTTCGTTGCGTAGTTGCATAATGCTACTTGTATTCCATTCAGCTTTGATGCGGTTATATTGGCAATTCCTGCCATCTGCAGGCCGTTCATGTGTTCGCCTACTACATTTAAAAGTCCCGAAGCCATCAGACCACTAAAGCTCTGTCCGGTGATATTGGCGGCTCCGGAAAAGTGTAAGCCCGAAGCCATGTTGCCTGTCACATTCATGAAACCACTGATCATTAACCCCGAGTTGTTGTCTCCTCCGATGCTCGTTAGTCCGGATATGACTACTCCCTGTGCTCTGTCGCCGGTGATATTTACCAATCCGGCAGCAGAAAGCCCTACGGTGTTATCGCCGCTGATATTACTGATACCGGCCAGCTGAACGCCCCGCATAGTACCCCCTGCCAAGTTGGCTAATCCGGTGATTTGTACTCCGTTCATGTCGCCATGAACCACGCTTCCTAATGCATTGATACCCACACCGTTTAGGCGGTTCATGGTAGACAGGAGACCAATGTTTACATAGGTCGTCTGTGTACTGTCATGCGGTTGCGTACATATATCTTTCCAGATGGATATATTGATACCTGCACTCTTGTTTTGTGCCGGTAAAGAAACGGCAGCCATTAGTATAGCTGCCGTAAGTATTGTTTTCTTTATCTTCATTCCTTTCTCTTTTTCGGTTTAAGTTATCTCTCTCTATGTAGCTAACCATCTATCAGCCTTTTGCTTCCTGATACAAGTAACGTTTGATGCTCTTCTTCGGTGTCTTTTCAAATTCTTCCGGATAGATTTTCATCTTGGATATCTGGCTGTATGCCGGTAGCATAGCATTCAGTGCCACGCGGTTTTCTTCCATTACTTGTTCGATGTCTTCGGTCTTCAGGCCGTGAGCGAACGCATCGTCAAAGTCGGGATAAACAAGTCCGACAAGTTTCTCGTTTTGCTGAACGATAATGCTTTCAGCCACATATGGCAGGTTGTTCAACTTATCTTCAATTTCTTCCGGATAAATATTCTGTCCGCTGGAGCTTAATAACAGGTTCTTGCTGCGTCCTTTGATTGTAACATTCCCTTCTTCATCCATCAAAGCCAAGTCGCCGGTATGCAACCATCCATCCTTGTCGATGACTTCTTGAGTGGCTTCTTCGTTTTTGTAATAGCCCAACATCACATTCGGACCCTTACATACGATTTCGCCAACGATATTTTCGGGATCAGATGACAATACTCGTACATCCATGCGTGGTACAGCCTTTCCGCAAGAACCCGGTTTGAATTTTCTCCAATCTTCGTAACAGATAATCGGACCACATTCCGTCATTCCATATCCGACCGTATAAGGGAAATCAATCATTTTCAAGAACTGTTCCACTTCCTGATTGAACGCTGCACCTCCTACGATGACTGCCTTGAAGTTTCCGCCGAATGCCTTAATCATCTCTTCGCGCACTGTTGCCTTTATCTTATCATTGATAATAGGCACTTTCAGCAATATCTTCATCGCTGGAGTTTCCAACTTCGGAAGTACGCTTTTCTTGATAATTTTTTCGATGATAAGTGGTACGGCAACGATTAGACTGGGTTTCACTTCTTCAAAAGCCTGGAAGATAATCTTAGGGCTTGGCATACGGGTGAGGAAGTAGATGTGACAACCTACGGAGAACTCATAAAGGAATTCAAAAGCCAATCCGTACATGTGTGCCATAGGAAGCATGGAAACGATTTTATCTCCGGCTTCCAGTTCCAATACTTCAAAAGCAAATTTGGTATTCGACCACAGACTGCGGTAGGGGAGCATTACTCCTTTGGAATAACTCGTTGTTCCTGAGGTATAATTGATAACTGCCAGTTCTTCCGGTTCGTCTTTATGATAAGCGACATGCTCTTTACGGAAATTCTTCGGATATTTTTTGCCGAACATTTCGTTCAGATGTTCGCGTGCATACGTGAGTCGTTCGCTGCGTGACACTAGCAGGGTGAAGTCGTTCATCATCAGGATACCTTCCAGTAGCGGCATTGCCGCTTCGTTCAGGTTTTCCCATACCATATCTCCAACAAGCAGTAACTTGGCTTCGGAGTGGTTGACGATATTATGCACATTATCTGCTTTAAATTCATGAAGAATAGGTACAATAACGGCTCCATACGTCAGTGTGGCAAGGAAAGTAACTCCCCAGTGAGAGCTGTTTCTTCCACAAACGGCAATCTTGTCTCCTTTGCGGATTCCGCTTTCTTCAAAGATGATATGGAGTTTTTCGATTTTGCGAGCTACGTCTTTATACTGTAAAGTTGCACCTTTATAATCGGTCAGGGCATCCAGGTCCCAATTATTCTTGATACTATTCTCAATATAGGCTATAAAACTTTGTTCCATTGTTTTTGCACATTTGGTATTAAATTGTGCAAATATAGCAATTATATTAAGAATGAAGAATTAAGAGTGAAGATTTTTTGGAAATGGAGGGAGAGTAGTGGGAGAGAATCTGTGGACGATACGTTATTAGTACGATGGATGATGCTTATAATTGAATGGATGATGCTTATGGTTGAATAAATGATGCTTGATAGCTGAACAAATTATCATTATAGCAAAACAAATTATCATTATAGCTAATTTAATTATCATTATAGCTAAAAAAAATATGCTATTAGCAAAAATAATTCAGCTAATAGCATATTTACAGTAACTTCATTTCTTATTTCAAGTACCATTCGTACATTCTCTGTACGCCTTCCTCGATTTCAATTTTGTGGTGCCAGCCCAGTGCATGCAGTTTTGAAGGATCGGTTAGCTTGCGCATTGTGCCGTCCGGTTTGCTGCTGTCGAAGGTCAGTTTACCTTGATAACCTACTGTTTCAACGATCCGTTCAGCCAGTTGACGGATGGTGATTTCCTTGCCGGTTCCGATGTTGATGTGGCAGTTGCGGATATCCTTGCTACCTTCTTTATAGGTATCTTTGAAGTCCACATGCTCCATAACGAAGACACTGGCATCCGCCATTTCTTCGCTCCAGAGGAATTCGCGGAGAGGAGTCCCCGTACCCCAAAGAGTGACTTCTGTTTCGCTGATTCCGTATTTTTTCAGAATAGCCAGAATGTCCTCTTTCGAGCTGTCGCCGTTGACGCCTTCCACCGGACGCAGGTTCATATCCTTGCGTACAGCTTCCCAGTTTCCTTCTTTCAGACAGTGTGCCAAATGAATCTTGCGAATCATGGCAGGCAATACATGGCTGCGTTCCAAATCGAAATTATCATTCGGTCCGTAAAGGTTTGTCGGCATCACGGCGATGTAGTTCGTTCCATATTGCAGGTTGAAGCTCTCGCACATTTTCAGTCCGGCAATTTTAGCGATCGCATACGGCTCGTTGGTATATTCCAACGGTGAAGTCAGCAATACATCCTCCTTCATCGGCTGTTCGGCATCGCGTGGATAAATACACGTACTACCGAGGAAGAGCAACTTTTTCACGTTGTGACGGAAACTCTCTCCGATGATATTCTGTTGAATTTGCAGATTCTTATATATAAAGTCGGCACGGTAGATGCTGTTCGCCATGATACCACCTACAAAGGCAGCGGCAAGGAATACATATTCCGGTTGTTCTTCATCGAAGAATTTACGGACCGCCATGCCATCCAGCAGGTCAAGTTCTTTGTGTGTGCGGCCTATCAGATTTGTATATCCTTTATCCTGCAAATTCTTCCAGATAGCAGATCCCACAAGTCCGCGGTGTCCTGCTACATATATCTTTGCATTCTTTTCCATTCTATCTTTTATTAGTTCACCACAGAAGAAACGGAGGGCACAGAGGAAAAAATAAAAACCTCCGTGTCCTCTGCGTCCTTTGTGGTGAAATGAAATTCATTTAATGTTTGGTAGCAATCATTCGCTTCACTTTTTCCATATCGTGGCGAACCATGATACTTACCAGTTCTTCGAATGATGTTTTGCATGGATTCCATCCCAACAATGTTTTTGCTTTAGTCGGATCACCCAGCAGTTGTTCCACCTCTGACGGACGGAAATATTTAGGATCAACCTCTACCAAAGACTTTCCGGTAGCTACGTCGATACCTTTTTCATTCACGCCTTCGCCTTCCCAACGAAGTTCGATGCCTGCTTCCTTGAATGCCAGCGTTGCGAATTCGCGCACTGTGTGCATTTCTCCAGTGGCAATTACGAAATCTTCGGGAACGTCATGTTGCAGGATCAGCCACATACATTCGATGTAATCCTTGGCATATCCCCAGTCGCGACGTGCATCCAGATTACCCAGATACAGTTTGTCCTGTTCGCCCTGTGCGATACGTGCGGCAGCAAGCGAAATTTTACGGGTAACGAATGTCTCGCCACGGCGTTCACTCTCGTGATTGAACAAGATTCCGTTTACGGCAAACATACCATAGCTTTCGCGGTAGTTTTTAGTAATCCAGAAACCATATTGTTTGGCTACCCCATACGGAGAACGGGGATAGAATGGAGTTGTCTCTTTTTGTGGAACTTCCTGCACCTTACCGAACAATTCGGAAGTAGAAGCCTGATAGATGCGGGTTTTCTTTTCCAGTCCCAGGATGCGTACAGCTTCGAGCATACGCAACGTACCGATAGCATCCGCTTCGGCCGTGTATTCCGGAACGTCGAATGAAACTTTCACGTGGCTTTGAGCTGCGAGGTTGTAGATTTCATCCGGTTGCACCTGTTGAATAATACGAATTAACGAACTAGAATCTGTCATATCCCCATAATGCAGATTGATCGTACGTTTCTGTTTCATGTCGCGCACCCACTCGTCAAAATACAAATGTTCAATACGTCCTGTATTGAACGAAGAAGAACGACGGAGTATACCGTGTACTTCGTAACCTTTTTGCAATAGAAATTCGGCAAGATAAGAACCATCCTGCCCGGTGATGCCTGAAATTAGGGCTTTTTTCATACGCTATTATTTAATATAATTGAAAATGTGGGTGCAAATGTCGGCATTTTTTGTGAGCCAGCCAAGCTACTACTCAATTATTTTTCAGCACAGTCATTCAGCATGGTTTTTTCTCATTATTTTGTCGATAATCAAAGCGATAGCTCCGTCTCCTGTCACGTTGCAAGCTGTGCCGAAACTGTCCATTGCGATGTAAAGCGCAATCATCAAAGCCTGTGCCGATTCGTCGAAGCCGAGCATGGATTGAAGAATTCCCAGAGAGGCCATGATAGCTCCGCCCGGAACTCCCGGAGCGGCTACCATTGTGATGCCCAGCATAAAGATAAATCCGGCAAACAATGGGAAGTCGAACGGCATTCCCTGCATCATCATCAATGCCAGTGCGCAGGCTACGATTTTCAGTGTGCTGCCCGACAGATGAATGGTGGCGCAGAGCGGAATCACGAAACCGGCCACTTCGGCAGATACCCCGTTCTTTTTGCTCTGTTCCAGCGTTACGGGAATGGTGGCTGCCGAAGATTGTGTGCCCAATGCCGTGAAGTAAGCCGGCAGCATTTTGCTAAGTAATTTAAACGGGTTTTTATGTACAAACAGTGCCGCGATGGAATACTGAAAAACCAACAGGAAGATATGAAGAACAAAGATGACTCCGATAATTTTAATAAACACCATCAGGATGGAATATACTTGTCCCGAATGTGTCATGTTGAGGAATATGCCAAAGATATATAGCGGCAGCAAAGGCAGAATGACTGCGCTAATCATTCGTACGATAATTTCCTGAAAATCCCGTGCCACGTTTTTCAATGCGTTGCTGTTCAGTGACGCCAGTCCCAAGCCCAAGGTGAAAGCCAGTACCAAGGCCGTCATTACGTTCATCAGCGGTGGGATGGAGACGGAGAAGTAGGGGAGGATGCCTTGTGCTTCGCTCACTTCTTCAAGCGGTGCTCCCGGTTCGATGAGTGACGGAAACACGGTGATTCCTGTGAAGTAGGAGAGGAATCCCGAAAACA
The Bacteroides luhongzhouii DNA segment above includes these coding regions:
- a CDS encoding AMP-binding protein, with translation MEQSFIAYIENSIKNNWDLDALTDYKGATLQYKDVARKIEKLHIIFEESGIRKGDKIAVCGRNSSHWGVTFLATLTYGAVIVPILHEFKADNVHNIVNHSEAKLLLVGDMVWENLNEAAMPLLEGILMMNDFTLLVSRSERLTYAREHLNEMFGKKYPKNFRKEHVAYHKDEPEELAVINYTSGTTSYSKGVMLPYRSLWSNTKFAFEVLELEAGDKIVSMLPMAHMYGLAFEFLYEFSVGCHIYFLTRMPSPKIIFQAFEEVKPSLIVAVPLIIEKIIKKSVLPKLETPAMKILLKVPIINDKIKATVREEMIKAFGGNFKAVIVGGAAFNQEVEQFLKMIDFPYTVGYGMTECGPIICYEDWRKFKPGSCGKAVPRMDVRVLSSDPENIVGEIVCKGPNVMLGYYKNEEATQEVIDKDGWLHTGDLALMDEEGNVTIKGRSKNLLLSSSGQNIYPEEIEDKLNNLPYVAESIIVQQNEKLVGLVYPDFDDAFAHGLKTEDIEQVMEENRVALNAMLPAYSQISKMKIYPEEFEKTPKKSIKRYLYQEAKG
- a CDS encoding GDP-L-fucose synthase family protein, with the protein product MEKNAKIYVAGHRGLVGSAIWKNLQDKGYTNLIGRTHKELDLLDGMAVRKFFDEEQPEYVFLAAAFVGGIMANSIYRADFIYKNLQIQQNIIGESFRHNVKKLLFLGSTCIYPRDAEQPMKEDVLLTSPLEYTNEPYAIAKIAGLKMCESFNLQYGTNYIAVMPTNLYGPNDNFDLERSHVLPAMIRKIHLAHCLKEGNWEAVRKDMNLRPVEGVNGDSSKEDILAILKKYGISETEVTLWGTGTPLREFLWSEEMADASVFVMEHVDFKDTYKEGSKDIRNCHINIGTGKEITIRQLAERIVETVGYQGKLTFDSSKPDGTMRKLTDPSKLHALGWHHKIEIEEGVQRMYEWYLK
- a CDS encoding LA_2272 family surface repeat-containing protein — encoded protein: MKIKKTILTAAILMAAVSLPAQNKSAGINISIWKDICTQPHDSTQTTYVNIGLLSTMNRLNGVGINALGSVVHGDMNGVQITGLANLAGGTMRGVQLAGISNISGDNTVGLSAAGLVNITGDRAQGVVISGLTSIGGDNNSGLMISGFMNVTGNMASGLHFSGAANITGQSFSGLMASGLLNVVGEHMNGLQMAGIANITASKLNGIQVALCNYATKARGLQIGLVNYYKEDMKGFQLGLVNANPDTKVQMMVYGGNTTPANIGVRFKNQLFYTILGVGSIYQGLNDKFSASASYRAGLSFPLYKGLSISGDLGFQHIEAFDNKDEVIPKRLYALQARANLEYQFTKKFGIFATGGYGLTRFYNKSSNYDKGAIIEAGIVLF
- the gmd gene encoding GDP-mannose 4,6-dehydratase; protein product: MKKALISGITGQDGSYLAEFLLQKGYEVHGILRRSSSFNTGRIEHLYFDEWVRDMKQKRTINLHYGDMTDSSSLIRIIQQVQPDEIYNLAAQSHVKVSFDVPEYTAEADAIGTLRMLEAVRILGLEKKTRIYQASTSELFGKVQEVPQKETTPFYPRSPYGVAKQYGFWITKNYRESYGMFAVNGILFNHESERRGETFVTRKISLAAARIAQGEQDKLYLGNLDARRDWGYAKDYIECMWLILQHDVPEDFVIATGEMHTVREFATLAFKEAGIELRWEGEGVNEKGIDVATGKSLVEVDPKYFRPSEVEQLLGDPTKAKTLLGWNPCKTSFEELVSIMVRHDMEKVKRMIATKH
- a CDS encoding dicarboxylate/amino acid:cation symporter encodes the protein MKKIKIGLLARIVIAIILGIAIGTFFPAPLVRIFVTFNGIFSEFLNFSIPLIIVGLVTVAIADIGKGAGKMLLVTALIAYFATLFSGFLSYFTGITVFPSLIEPGAPLEEVSEAQGILPYFSVSIPPLMNVMTALVLAFTLGLGLASLNSNALKNVARDFQEIIVRMISAVILPLLPLYIFGIFLNMTHSGQVYSILMVFIKIIGVIFVLHIFLLVFQYSIAALFVHKNPFKLLSKMLPAYFTALGTQSSAATIPVTLEQSKKNGVSAEVAGFVIPLCATIHLSGSTLKIVACALALMMMQGMPFDFPLFAGFIFMLGITMVAAPGVPGGAIMASLGILQSMLGFDESAQALMIALYIAMDSFGTACNVTGDGAIALIIDKIMRKNHAE